From Arachis stenosperma cultivar V10309 chromosome 2, arast.V10309.gnm1.PFL2, whole genome shotgun sequence, one genomic window encodes:
- the LOC130961343 gene encoding putative disease resistance protein At3g14460, producing MAGVLVGGAFLSGFINVVLDRLISADAVNLVVGKKLSSDLVERLKNALTDAGALVDDAELKQLDNHDVKEWLNSLRDALYTADDLLDRVCTKAATQKVTLLGRIFNSEDRQMVNEIERVVRRIEDLEKRKGKLGLEKISTASFSWKTPSTSLEKGKVYGRKDDQKALIKMLNDNNEHHLSVISIVGMGGVGKTTLAQTMYNNAELMEGFDRKAWVCVSEKFNIVETTKNIVKEISINTQDLDSFNSIQDALKKGLSEKKFFIVLDDVWSNDHHQWKDFLAPFQYGIKGSTILLTTRKEDVGSVVQTNYHPHYLIPLSEDCCWSVFAANASFPESNGSTTLEGIGKKIAKKCDGLPLAAETLGCLCRRHDAKEWEKILRSDIWGYSTNDSKIVPALLISYFHLPAHLKRCFVYCALFPKDYVFNKDELILLWMAEDLLSLPKRGETLEEVGCKCFEELASRLFFKKTKYKFERFVMHDLLHDLAIFLAGDFYCRIEDLGEQEEKKVLTRHLSYFPRGSLGHPITKVFNSIAKLESLRTSLYIDDLFSMESVASKFIYLRVLSFDKLDVLPDSIGELIHLRYLNLSCCSINRLPESLCNLYNLQTLILYRCTKLTMLPRNMHNLVNLRHLELGKTRLEEMPGGISKLKHLHTLDFFVVGKHEDNKIQELGGLSNLHGSLELKKLENIVDVKEAENARMTNKNLIDKLCLEWSSGDDMVSNTKAERDILDSLQPHNCLKELTIKGYKGTIFSDWLGHCSYNNMTSVSLESCNNCCMLPSLGQLPSLKALDIQGFLQLKCVGMEFYKGIDDPSLHIAPPFPLLESLKFDKMACWEEWHLPDSKAFPQLKTLQITDCPMLNRDMLHQVFMRIVSSSSDALKVHKLVIESQAAGFPVMSLRGDTLSIRGSESVVESAFNEMININHLPSLQEIQILRCSFALSWRNNCLLPKSLQKLAIRRCSKLEFPQHKYDLVELLILESCDSLTSFSLDAFPNLKNLEIRGCRNLESVSMSEAPHSALQSLSITYCEKLVSFAGDGLAAPNLTRLNVSRCSKLEALPRDMNSLLPSLHSLDICACPNVCMSPEGGLPPNLKELTAGGCEKQVKDLSWMANLDALTHLRIYGLGCENIKSYPEVGSLPHLPSLTTLKIWWFNNLETLECNELLRLTSLQQLHIEYCWNLENMEGEKLPPSLLLLQIKLCPFLGEHCKNKNQQIWPKISHIPTIQVRGPK from the coding sequence ATGGCTGGAGTTCTTGTTGGTGGAGCTTTTCTGTCTGGCTTCATTAATGTTGTCCTGGACAGGCTCATTTCTGCTGATGCTGTCAACTTGGTTGTGGGTAAGAAGCTTAGCTCTGACTTGGTTGAGAGGCTGAAGAATGCTCTGACAGATGCTGGAGCTCTTGTTGATGATGCAGAGCTCAAGCAACTGGATAACCATGATGTGAAGGAGTGGCTCAACTCTCTCCGAGATGCTCTTTACACTGCTGATGACTTGCTGGACCGCGTCTGCACCAAAGCTGCAACTCAAAAGGTCACTCTCTTGGGTAGAATCTTCAATTCTGAAGATAGGCAGATGGTGAATGAGATAGAAAGGGTGGTAAGAAGGATAGAAGATCTTGAGAAACGCAAAGGAAAGCTTGGACTTGAAAAGATTTCCACTGCTAGCTTCTCCTGGAAAACTCCATCCACTTCTCTTGAAAAAGGGAAGGTGTATGGCAGGAAGGATGACCAGAAGGCCTTAATCAAGATGCTGAATGACAACAATGAGCATCACCTCTCTGTCATCTCTATCGTTGGCATGGGTGGTGTTGGTAAAACTACTTTGGCTCAAACGATGTACAATAATGCAGAGTTGATGGAGGGATTTGATCGGAAAGCATGGGTTTGTGTTTCAGAAAAATTCAATATTGTTGAGACTACAAAGAATATAGTAAAGGAAATCTCTATAAATACTCAGGATCTTGATAgcttcaattcaattcaagatgCTTTGAAGAAAGGATTGTCTGAAAAGAAGTTCTTTATTGTTTTGGATGATGTTTGGAGTAATGATCATCATCAATGGAAGGATTTTCTAGCCCCTTTCCAATATGGGATTAAGGGAAGTACTATTCTTCTAACTACTCGCAAGGAAGATGTTGGTTCAGTTGTCCAAACAAATTATCACCCTCACTATCTCATTCCATTATCAGAAGACTGTTGTTGGTCAGTGTTTGCAGCCAATGCTTCTTTTCCAGAATCAAATGGGAGCACAACACTAGAAGGAATAGGCAAAAAGATTGCCAAGAAGTGCGACGGGTTGCCATTAGCAGCAGAAACACTTGGTTGCTTGTGCAGAAGGCATGATGCTAAGGAATGGGAAAAAATCTTAAGGAGTGATATTTGGGGATATTCTACAAATGACAGTAAGATTGTTCCAGCATTGTTAATTAGTTACTTTCACCTTCCTGCACATTTGAAGCGTTGTTTTGTTTATTGTGCACTGTTTCCGAAAGATTATGTTTTCAATAAAGATGAACTAATTTTGTTGTGGATGGCTGAAGATCTTTTAAGCCTACCAAAGAGAGGAGAGACTTTAGAAGAGGTTGGTTGCAAGTGTTTTGAAGAATTAGCTTCAaggttattttttaaaaaaactaagtACAAATTTGAGAGATTTGTGATGCATGATCTCTTGCATGACTTGGCAATATTCCTTGCCGGAGACTTCTATTGTAGAATAGAAGATCTTGGTGaacaagaagagaagaaggTTCTCACTCGTCATTTGTCATATTTCCCACGTGGAAGCTTAGGTCATCCTATCACAAAAGTCTTTAACTCCATTGCGAAATTAGAATCTTTGAGGACATCGTTGTATATTGATGATTTGTTTAGCATGGAAAGTGTAGCATCTAAGTTTATATACTTGAGAGTTTTATCCTTTGATAAACTTGATGTATTACCTGATTCAATAGGTGAATTGATTCATCTACGCTATTTGAATCTCTCGTGCTGTAGCATTAATAGGTTGCCGGAATCATTGTGCAACTTGTATAATCTACAAACATTAATATTGTACAGATGTACTAAGCTGACCATGTTGCCTAGAAACATGCATAATCTTGTGAATTTAAGGCATCTTGAACTTGGAAAAACTCGTTTGGAAGAAATGCCTGGAGGAATAAGCAAATTGAAACACTTGCATACTTTAGATTTCTTTGTGGTGGGCAAGCATGAAGATAACAAAATCCAAGAATTAGGAGGGCTCTCAAATCTTCATGGATCACTTGAGCTAAAGAAATTGGAGAATATTGTTGATGTGAAAGAAGCAGAGAATGCAAGGATGACAAACAAGAATCTCATCGACAAATTATGCTTGGAGTGGTCTTCAGGTGATGATATGGTTTCAAACACAAAAGCCGAAAGAGATATACTCGACAGCTTGCAACCTCACAACTGCTTGAAAGAGTTGACCATCAAGGGATATAAGGGTACAATATTTTCAGATTGGTTGGGGCACTGTTCTTACAACAATATGACAAGTGTATCTCTGGAGTCTTGCAACAATTGCTGCATGCTGCCTTCACTTGGACAGTTGCCATCTCTTAAGGCCCTGGACATTCAAGGTTTTCTTCAGCTGAAGTGTGTTGGCATGGAGTTTTACAAGGGTATTGATGACCCTTCTTTGCATATTGCTCCTCCTTTTCCCTTGTTGGAGAGTCTGAAATTTGATAAAATGGCATGTTGGGAGGAGTGGCACTTACCTGACTCAAAAGCTTTTCCTCAGCTTAAGACTCTTCAAATAACAGATTGTCCAATGTTAAACAGAGATATGCTTCATCAGGTATTCATGAGAATAGTTTCTTCTTCATCGGATGCTTTGAAAGTTCACAAGCTAGTTATCGAATCTCAAGCAGCAGGGTTTCCAGTTATGTCACTTAGAGGGGATACATTATCAATTCGGGGAAGTGAATCTGTGGTGGAGTCTGCATTTAACGAAATGATCAACATTAACCATCTACCCTCCCTCCAAGAAATACAAATCTTAAGGTGTTCGTTTGCTTTGTCCTGGCGGAACAATTGTTTACTACCCAAATCTTTGCAAAAGCTCGCAATCAGGCGTTGCAGCAAACTGGAATTCCCGCAGCACAAGTATGATTTGGTAGAGCTACTAATATTAGAGAGCTGTGATTCCCTCACCTCATTCTCCTTAGATGCCTTTCCCAATCTCAAGAATCTAGAGATAAGAGGGTGCAGGAATCTGGAATCAGTGTCAATGTCAGAGGCACCACATTCTGCTCTTCAAAGTCTCTCCATTACTTACTGCGAGAAATTAGTGTCATTTGCAGGAGATGGACTGGCTGCACCCAACTTGACTCGTCTCAATGTTAGCAGGTGCTCAAAGTTGGAGGCATTACCACGTGACATGAATAGTCTACTCCCAAGTTTACACTCTCTCGACATATGTGCTTGCCCAAACGTTTGCATGTCGCCAGAGGGTGGTTTGCCGCCTAACTTGAAAGAGCTTACTGCCGGAGGTTGCGAGAAACAAGTGAAGGATCTATCATGGATGGCCAATTTGGACGCCCTCACTCATCTCAgaatttatggtttagggtgtGAGAACATAAAGTCATACCCAGAGGTGGGTTCGCTGCCTCACCTTCCCTCCCTTACCACTCTCAAGATATGGTGGTTTAATAATCTGGAGACGTTGGAGTGCAACGAGCTTCTCCGCCTCACCTCCCTTCAACAATTGCACATTGAGTACTGTTGGAACCTGGAGAATATGGAAGGAGAAAAGCTGCCTCCCTCTCTCTTGCTACTTCAAATTAAACTGTGTCCTTTCCTGGGAGAACACTGCAAGAACAAGAATCAACAAATTTGGCCCAAAATTTCACACATCCCCACCATTCAAGTTAGAGGCCCGAAATAA
- the LOC130961344 gene encoding UDP-glycosyltransferase 91A1-like, giving the protein MSIKSHRINTRKKQRKKMSENATHHVVMLPWSAFGHLIPFFELSIAIVKLGIHVSFISTPKNIQRLPKPPLDLSHLLHLIEMNFPSSIDSSHLCGGEATVDIPFDKIQYLKLAWDQMQNPVKEFVSKLQPNWIICDFHAHWTVEIAQELHVKLMYHSVYSASTIVFFGPPGRIRTPTSPEVLTSPREWVNFPSSVAFQQNEAIAFYQDAYIENVTGLRDIDRLASVIDGANALSFRSCYEMEGEYLNLYQELIDKPVIPIGLLPPEMPERRHVDESWSKTFEWLDAQATKSVVFVGFGSECKLSKEQVFEIAYGLELSEFPFLWTLRKPSWAIHDHDSLPLGFCERTSKRGKVCFGWAPQKEILAHKSIGGSLFHSGWGSIIETLMFGHTLVVLPFVVDQPLNAKALVDKGLAIEVKRNNEDGSFSRDDIAKCLREAMVLEEGEELRIKTREIAKVVGDLKLHHDYMKAFVRFLRT; this is encoded by the coding sequence atgtcCATCAAAAGTCATAGGATAAACACAAGAAAAAAACAGAGGAAAAAAATGTCTGAGAATGCAACTCATCATGTGGTGATGCTTCCATGGTCTGCATTTGGCCACTTGATTCCATTTTTCGAACTCTCCATAGCCATAGTCAAATTAGGCATTCATGTCTCCTTCATTTCAACACCAAAGAACATTCAAAGGCTTCCAAAACCACCTTTAGATTTATCTCATTTGCTACACTTGATTGAAATGAATTTTCCATCATCAATAGACTCATCACATCTCTGTGGTGGTGAGGCCACTGTGGACATTCCATTTGATAAAATTCAGTACCTGAAGTTGGCATGGGATCAAATGCAAAATCCAGTGAAGGAATTTGTGTCTAAGTTGCAACCAAATTGGATCATTTGTGACTTTCATGCACACTGGACTGTAGAGATTGCTCAAGAACTTCATGTGAAACTCATGTACCACTCTGTTTACTCTGCTTCCACTATTGTGTTCTTTGGACCACCCGGTCGAATAAGAACACCAACATCGCCAGAAGTCCTAACATCACCAAGAGAATGGGTGAATTTTCCGTCTTCGGTGGCTTTTCAACAAAACGAGGCCATTGCGTTCTATCAAGATGCATACATAGAAAATGTGACTGGGTTAAGAGACATTGATAGGCTTGCCAGTGTAATAGACGGTGCGAATGCTCTATCATTTCGTAGCTGCTATGAGATGGAAGGTGAGTATTTGAATCTAtatcaagagcttattgataagCCAGTGATTCCTATAGGTTTGCTTCCTCCGGAGATGCCAGAGAGAAGACATGTTGATGAGTCTTGGAGTAAGACTTTCGAGTGGCTTGATGCGCAAGCAACAAAGTCAGTAGTCTTTGTTGGGTTTGGTAGTGAGTGTAAGTTGAGCAAAGAGCAAGTTTTTGAGATAGCTTATGGATTAGAGCTTTCTGAATTTCCATTTTTGTGGACACTGAGAAAACCAAGCTGGGCAATTCATGATCATGATTCTCTGCCTCTTGGATTTTGTGAAAGAACATCAAAGAGAGGAAAAGTTTGTTTTGGATGGGCACCACAAAAGGAAATTTTGGCACATAAATCTATTGGGGGGTCTTTGTTTCATTCTGGCTGGGGATCTATAATTGAGACTTTGATGTTTGGCCACACTCTTGTAGTGTTGCCATTCGTTGTTGATCAACCTCTCAATGCAAAGGCTTTGGTTGATAAGGGTCTTGCCATTGAAGTGAAGAGAAACAATGAAGATGGTTCATTTAGTAGAGATGACATAGCCAAATGCCTCAGAGAAGCTATGGTATTGGAGGAAGGAGAGGAGCTTAGAATCAAGACAAGAGAAATTGCTAAAGTTGTAGGAGATTTGAAGCTTCACCATGATTACATGAAAGCATTTGTCAGGTTTCTTAGGACTTGA
- the LOC130961224 gene encoding putative disease resistance protein At3g14460 has product MGTKDDKVAISMKEHNRLLTTDTVNRVLGKKLGPGLVERLKISLHAAEAVLDDAEYKQLGDERVRDWLNCLRDAVYDADDFLDAVLTKAATQKEVRSVLPSFFLNRHRKMVDNMEGVVSRIEFLVRQKDILGLQKSTKDNNLSSSSSLSSWRETTCLMEGNIYGREHDQQALIKTINDNSESQLSVIPVVGMGGVGKTTLAKWVYSVVEGFDLKAWVCISETFDVAEITKKTIEEITKTTCSLGSLNLLQNELQKILSGKKFFIVLDDVWSDDADKWKQFITPFHCGAKGSTILLTTRNQEVASVVQTCPSCILNELSEESCWLLFAANACFPESNGNPTLEDVGRKIVKRCKGLPLAVETLGRLLRGKDDVKEWNVVLMNDIWELKNSKIILALLISYFQLPPYLKRCFVYCSLFPKDYRFKKDELILLWMAEDLLRPPKRGESLEEVGCKCFEELASRLFFKKLQYESEYFVMHDLLHDLAIFLAGDFYYRIEDLGEQEEMKVLIHHLSYFPRGSLDLPISKVFSSVVKLESLRTGLYIDDLLSMESIASKFKNFRVLSFFKLNVLPDSIGELIHLRYLNLSWANIHTLPESLCNLHNLQTLILYGCLGLTMLPSGMHKLVNLRHLDLRLTTFLEEMPRGMSKLKQLCILYFYVVGKHKENGIQELGGLLNLHGSFEIKELENVVDVNQARSARMIDKKHIDELFLEWSSGDDMVLDTQTERGILNSLQPHTGLKKLRIKGYKGTIFPDWFGSCSYNNMTSVSLESCKNCCMLPSLGQLPSLKFLRIEGLDQVRSIGEEFYKNEGDHHSSHIAPFASLESLEFDDMPCWEVWYLSESEAFPRLRDLQVKNCPKLKGEMLNHVFLRIISSSDFSNVHELKIQEDREGGSQEMRLISEGAVSTKIRQDHEGESPKVVLILGDTLSIRGCESVVESAFSSTSILSCLHTIEISRCSSAVSFPGNCLPKSLKTLKILNCSKLEFPQQQQQKCDLEELQIHFSCDSLTALSLDAFPNLKNLEISWCSDLESVSMSEPPHVALQRLTISWCCKLVSLAGEGLAAPNLTHLHVSFCSKLEALPRHMNTLLPNLHSLDINSCQKVCRFPEGGFPPNLKQLNIEKQWRSLSSMDNLDNLTHLTIYGYECKSVKSFPEVGSLPHLPSLTTLHISGFHNLETLECNQLLRLTSLQQLHISNCRKLENMAGENLPSSLLHLQIDNSPLLSQHCQEKHPEIWPKISHISVIEVNA; this is encoded by the exons ATGGGGACAAAAGATGATAAAGTTGCTATTAGCATGAAGGAGCATAACAG GTTGCTCACAACGGATACGGTCAACCGGGTCTTGGGCAAGAAACTTGGCCCTGGCTTGGTTGAGAGGCTGAAAATTTCTCTGCATGCTGCTGAAGCTGTGCTTGATGATGCTGAGTACAAGCAACTGGGCGACGAACGTGTGAGGGATTGGCTCAACTGTCTAAGAGATGCTGTTTACGATGCTGATGACTTTCTGGACGCTGTACTCACCAAGGCCGCCACTCAAAAGGAGGTACGTTCTGTCTTGCCTAGTTTCTTCCTCAACCGACATAGGAAGATGGTAGATAACATGGAAGGGGTGGTTTCAAGAATAGAATTTCTTGTAAGGCAAAAAGATATCCTTGGTCTTCAAAAGAGTACCAAGGATAATAActtgtcatcatcatcatcattgtcaTCATGGCGAGAAACCACATGTCTGATGGAAGGGAACATATATGGAAGGGAGCATGATCAACAAGCTCTAATCAAAACAATAAATGACAACAGTGAATCTCAGTTATCTGTGATTCCTGTTGTTGGCATGGGTGGGGTTGGTAAAACAACCTTAGCCAAATGGGTGTACAGTGTCGTGGAAGGATTTGATCTGAAAGCATGGGTCTGCATCTCTGAAACATTTGATGTTGCTGAGATTACAAAGAAAACCATTGAGGAAATTACAAAAACTACTTGTAGCCTTGGGAGTTTAAATTTGCTTCAAAATGAATTGCAGAAAATCTTGTCGGGAAAGAAGTTCTTTATTGTTCTAGACGATGTCTGGAGCGATGATGCCGATAAGTGGAAGCAATTTATAACTCCTTTTCACTGTGGGGCTAAGGGTAGTACAATTCTTCTAACAACTCGCAATCAAGAGGTTGCTTCAGTAGTTCAAACATGTCCCTCTTGCATTCTTAATGAGTTGTCCGAAGAGTCTTGTTGGTTATTGTTTGCAGCCAACGCATGTTTTCCGGAGTCAAACGGGAACCCAACACTAGAGGATGTGGGCAGAAAGATTGTGAAGAGGTGTAAGGGGTTGCCATTAGCTGTAGAAACACTTGGGCGATTGTTGCGAGGAAAGGATGATGTTAAAGAATGGAATGTTGTTTTAATGAATGACATTTGGGAAttgaaaaatagtaaaattattCTAGCATTGTTAATAAGCTACTTCCAGCTACCTCCTTACTTGAAGCGTTGTTTTGTTTATTGTTCATTGTTTCCCAAAGATTATCGCTTTAAGAAAGATGAACTAATTTTGCTATGGATGGCCGAAGATCTTTTAAGGCCACCAAAGAGAGGAGAAAGTTTGGAAGAGGTTGGTTGCAAATGTTTTGAAGAATTAGCTTCGAGGTTATTTTTCAAAAAGCTTCAATATGAGAGCGAGTATTTTGTGATGCATGATCTCTTGCATGACTTGGCAATATTCCTTGCTGGAGATTTCTATTACAGAATAGAAGACCTTGGTGAACAAGAAGAGATGAAGGTTCTCATTCATCACTTGTCATATTTTCCAAGGGGAAGCTTAGATCTTCCGATCTCAAAAGTCTTTAGTTCCGTTGTGAAATTGGAATCTTTGAGGACAGGGTTGTATATCGATGATTTGTTAAGTATGGAAAGCATAGCATCAAAGTTTAAAAACTTCAGAGTTTTATCCTTTTTTAAACTTAATGTACTGCCTGATTCGATAGGTGAATTGATTCATCTTCGCTATTTGAATCTCTCTTGGGCAAACATTCACACATTGCCGGAGTCATTGTGCAACTTGCATAATCTACAAACATTAATATTGTATGGATGTTTGGGCTTGACTATGTTGCCTAGTGGCATGCATAAGCTTGTGAATTTACGGCATCTTGATCTTAGGTTGACGACCTTTTTGGAAGAAATGCCCAGAGGAATGAGCAAATTGAAACAGTTGTGCATTTTATATTTCTATGTTGTGGGCAAGCATAAAGAGAATGGGATCCAAGAATTAGGAGGGCTTTTAAATCTTCATGGATCATTTGAGATTAAGGAATTGGAGAATGTTGTTGATGTCAATCAGGCAAGGAGTGCAAGGATGATAGACAAGAAGCACATTGATGAATTATTCCTGGAATGGTCTTCAGGTGATGATATGGTTTTAGACACACAAACAGAAAGAGGTATACTCAACAGCTTGCAACCGCACACTGGCTTGAAAAAATTGAGAATCAAGGGATACAAGGGTACAATATTTCCAGATTGGTTCGGGAGCTGTTCCTACAACAATATGACAAGTGTATCTCTAGAGTCTTGCAAGAATTGCTGCATGCTGCCTTCACTTGGACAGCTGCCATCTCTTAAGTTCCTGCGCATTGAAGGTTTGGATCAGGTGAGGAGTATTGGCGAGGAGTTTTACAAGAATGAAGGAGATCATCATTCTTCGCATATTGCACCGTTTGCCTCACTTGAGAGTTTGGAGTTTGATGACATGCCATGTTGGGAGGTGTGGTACTTATCCGAGTCAGAAGCTTTTCCTCGACTCAGGGACCTTCAAGTGAAAAATTGTCCAAAGTTAAAGGGAGAAATGCTTAATCACGTATTCTTGAGAATCATTTCTTCATCTGATTTTTCGAATGTTCACGAACTGAAAATACAGGAAGATCGTGAAGGAGGGTCTCAAGAGATGCGATTAATTTCTGAGGGTGCTGTGTCAACGAAAATACGGCAAGATCATGAAGGAGAGTCTCCAAAGGTGGTACTAATTTTGGGGGATACTTTATCAATTAGGGGATGTGAATCTGTAGTGGAGTCTGCATTTAGTTCAACGAGCATTCTAAGTTGCCTGCACACAATAGAAATATCAAGGTGTTCGTCTGCTGTATCCTTTCCAGGCAATTGTTTACCTAAATCTTTGAAAACTCTCAAAATCTTGAATTGCAGCAAACTGGAATTCCCGCAGCAACAGCAACAGAAGTGTGATTTGGAAGAGCTACAAATACATTTCAGCTGCGATTCACTGACCGCGTTGTCGCTGGATGCCTTTCCCAATCTCAAGAATCTCGAGATATCATGGTGTTCAGATCTGGAATCAGTTTCAATGTCAGAGCCACCACACGTGGCTCTTCAACGTCTCACCATCAGTTGGTGCTGCAAATTAGTGTCATTAGCAGGAGAAGGACTGGCTGCACCAAACTTGACTCATCTCCATGTCAGCTTCTGCTCGAAATTGGAGGCATTGCCACGTCACATGAATACTCTTCTCCCTAATTTACACTCTTTGGACATAAATTCTTGCCAGAAAGTTTGTAGGTTTCCAGAAGGTGGTTTCCCGCCTAACTTGAAACAGCTTAATATCGAGAAACAATGGAGGAGTCTATCGTCGATGGACAACTTGGACAACCTCACTCATCTTACTATTTATGGTTATGAATGTAAGAGCGTGAAGTCTTTCCCAGAGGTGGGTTCTCTGCCTCACCTTCCCTCCCTTACCACTCTACATATATCGGGGTTTCATAATCTGGAGACATTGGAGTGCAACCAGCTTCTCCGCCTCACCTCCCTCCAACAATTACACATTTCCAACTGTCGGAAGCTGGAGAATATGGCAGGAGAAAATCTGCCTTCCTCTCTCTTACATCTCCAAATTGACAACTCTCCCTTGCTGAGCCAACATTGCCAGGAGAAGCACCCAGAAATTTGGCCCAAAATTTCTCACATCTCTGTCATTGAAGTCAATGCATAG